A single genomic interval of Astyanax mexicanus isolate ESR-SI-001 chromosome 4, AstMex3_surface, whole genome shotgun sequence harbors:
- the LOC125801634 gene encoding zinc finger protein 239-like, producing the protein MAFKTSLPCSDCSDCGRSFNQQSTLKIHQRIHTGEKPYYCSDCGKSFNRLETVKRHQRIHTGEKPHQCSDCGKSFTEQSALKIHQRIHTGEKPHHCSDCGKSFTEQSALKIHQRIHTGEKPYHCSDCGKSFTTQSDLKKHQRIHTGEKPFHCSDCGRSFNQQSNLQRHQRIHTGEKPYYCSDCGYSFTQQSHLKKHQRIHTGEKPYYCSDCGRSFNRLETVKRHQRIHTGEKPYHCSDCGKSFTEQSALKIHHRIHTGEKPYYCSDCGKSFNHHSHLKKHQRIHTGEKPHHCSDCGKSFTTQSDLKKHQRIHTGEKNVPNLSHGN; encoded by the exons ATGGCGTTTAAAACCTCCTTGCCCTGCAGTG actgctcagactgtgggaggagttttaatcaacagagtacactcaaaatacaccagcgcattcacacaggagagaaaccttattactgctcagactgtgggaagagctttaatcgactggagactgtcaaacggcatcagcgcattcacacaggagagaaaccgcatcaatgctcggactgtgggaagagttttactgaacagagtgctctcaaaatacaccagcgcattcacacaggagagaaaccgcatcactgctcggactgtgggaagagttttactgaacagagtgctctcaaaatacaccagcgcattcacacaggagaaaaaccgtatcactgctcagactgtgggaagagttttactacacagagtgatctcaaaaaacaccagcgcattcacacaggagagaaaccgtttcactgctcagactgtgggaggagttttaatcaacagagtaatctccaacgacaccagcgcattcacacaggagagaaaccgtattactgctcagactgtgggtacagttttactcaacagagtcatctcaaaaaacaccagcgcattcacacaggagagaaaccttattactgctcagactgtgggaggagttttaatcgactggagactgtcaaacggcatcagcgcattcacacaggagagaaaccgtatcactgctcggactgtgggaagagttttactgaacagagtgctctcaaaatacaccatcgcattcacacaggagagaaaccgtattactgctcagactgtgggaagagttttaatcatcacagtcatctcaaaaaacaccagcgcattcacacaggagagaaaccgcatcactgctcagactgtgggaagagttttactacacagagtgatctcaaaaaacaccagcgcattcacacaggagagaaaaatgtcccaaatttgtcccatggcaattaa